A single window of Polaribacter sp. SA4-10 DNA harbors:
- a CDS encoding DEAD/DEAH box helicase, whose translation MQFSDLHLNKSILKAVKEERFHIPTLVQQKAIPLVLAKKNVIVAAQTGTGKTAAFALPIIHLLSEKPATENKEKKIKSVIVTPTRELAQQILENFNSFCKYSDLIATAVYGGVSLEPQKEILANGIDILIATPGRLIDLNLQGHIDLSAIEIFVLDEADLMLDMGFINDVKKIERLCPSKKQTLLFSATMPEKIVELAKSTLKNPVKVEINPEETSSKNIGQLLYYVPKKNKTDLCLHLLRNTINGKIIIFRRTKIGVDKLEQTLLKNNYKVASIHGDKSQAIRNKAIEQFKDKKATILIATDVAARGIDINNVDAIINFDISNVPETYIHRIGRTGRAGKSGIAFSFCSPDENAYIKMIEALLQRPIKVIEEHPYPVSKPKHKKKQPNTVSPNKKGRKSEASKKNKKRWY comes from the coding sequence ATGCAGTTTTCTGACTTACATTTAAATAAATCTATCTTAAAAGCAGTTAAAGAAGAAAGGTTTCACATACCAACTTTAGTGCAACAAAAAGCAATTCCTTTAGTTTTAGCTAAAAAGAATGTAATTGTTGCTGCACAAACAGGTACAGGAAAAACGGCTGCATTTGCTTTACCTATTATTCACCTTTTGTCTGAAAAACCAGCAACTGAAAATAAAGAAAAAAAGATAAAGTCAGTAATTGTTACACCAACTCGTGAATTGGCACAACAAATTCTAGAAAACTTTAATAGCTTTTGTAAATATTCCGATTTAATAGCAACTGCTGTTTATGGTGGTGTATCTCTAGAGCCTCAAAAAGAAATACTTGCAAATGGTATAGATATTTTAATTGCAACTCCTGGTAGACTTATAGATTTAAACCTACAAGGGCATATAGACTTAAGCGCTATTGAAATATTTGTTTTAGATGAAGCAGATTTAATGTTAGACATGGGTTTTATAAACGATGTTAAGAAAATAGAACGTTTATGTCCATCAAAAAAACAAACACTTCTTTTTTCTGCTACGATGCCAGAAAAAATAGTAGAACTCGCAAAATCTACATTAAAAAACCCTGTAAAAGTTGAAATTAACCCAGAAGAAACTTCTTCAAAAAATATAGGACAACTACTTTATTATGTTCCTAAAAAGAATAAAACCGATTTATGTTTACATCTTTTAAGAAATACAATTAATGGTAAAATTATTATTTTTAGAAGAACAAAAATTGGTGTTGACAAATTAGAACAAACGCTTCTTAAAAATAATTATAAAGTAGCGAGTATTCATGGAGATAAGTCTCAAGCAATACGTAACAAAGCAATTGAACAATTTAAAGACAAAAAAGCAACTATTTTAATTGCTACAGACGTTGCTGCTCGTGGAATTGATATTAATAATGTAGATGCAATTATTAATTTTGATATTTCTAATGTTCCTGAAACGTATATTCATAGAATAGGAAGAACTGGTAGAGCAGGAAAATCTGGAATTGCATTTTCTTTCTGTAGTCCAGATGAAAACGCCTATATTAAAATGATTGAAGCACTTTTACAAAGACCTATAAAAGTAATTGAAGAGCATCCTTACCCCGTTTCAAAACCAAAACATAAGAAAAAGCAACCAAACACTGTTAGTCCAAACAAAAAAGGAAGAAAATCTGAAGCTTCTAAAAAGAATAAGAAACGCTGGTATTAA
- a CDS encoding VOC family protein, producing MTTNKNYPKSFSHIGITVPNIKEAVKFYSEVMGWYIIMEPSRVKKEKETAIGQMCIDVFGNDWTEFEIAHLATSDGIGIELFSFPNGIKEAPEFNPFNTGLFHFCVQDPNIEELIDKILSYGGKQRMPIREYYPNDKPFKMCYVEDPFGIVFEIYTHSYELTYSSGAYSK from the coding sequence ATGACAACTAATAAAAATTATCCAAAATCATTTTCACATATCGGTATAACAGTTCCAAATATAAAAGAAGCAGTAAAATTCTATTCAGAAGTAATGGGCTGGTACATAATTATGGAACCCTCAAGAGTCAAAAAGGAAAAGGAAACTGCCATTGGTCAAATGTGTATTGACGTTTTTGGAAACGATTGGACTGAATTTGAAATTGCTCATTTAGCAACTTCAGATGGAATTGGAATCGAATTATTTTCCTTTCCGAACGGAATTAAAGAAGCACCTGAATTTAACCCTTTCAATACTGGCCTATTTCATTTTTGTGTGCAAGACCCAAATATTGAAGAACTCATTGATAAAATTCTGTCCTATGGAGGAAAACAAAGAATGCCAATCAGAGAGTACTATCCGAATGACAAGCCTTTTAAAATGTGCTATGTTGAAGACCCATTTGGAATTGTTTTTGAAATCTACACACATAGTTATGAACTGACATATTCTTCAGGTGCTTATTCAAAATAA
- a CDS encoding helix-turn-helix domain-containing protein: MNLIGTKWKPLILFHLLEGDLRSGILQKKIPGISNKMFTQTVRDLEKDGLISRKIFPVVPPKVEYSLTNRGESLEGILRSLDKWGSEDYQN, translated from the coding sequence ATGAATTTAATAGGGACAAAATGGAAACCTTTAATTTTATTTCATTTATTAGAAGGCGACTTGCGTTCAGGAATATTACAGAAGAAAATTCCAGGTATTTCAAATAAAATGTTTACCCAAACAGTAAGAGATTTAGAAAAAGATGGGCTTATTTCCAGAAAAATTTTTCCTGTAGTACCTCCTAAAGTGGAATACAGCTTAACGAATAGAGGCGAATCACTTGAGGGTATTTTAAGAAGTTTGGATAAATGGGGTTCTGAAGATTATCAGAATTAA